One window of the Candidatus Wolbachia massiliensis genome contains the following:
- a CDS encoding co-chaperone GroES gives MSNVNLNVLDDSVLIKPISEEKQGGIVLPSSAEKKPTKGEVIATGQGSRSSSGDRMALTVKTGDKVFYRQWAGTEIEHDNEKLIVMKESDILAIVK, from the coding sequence ATGTCAAATGTAAACTTAAACGTATTGGATGATAGCGTTCTGATTAAGCCTATCAGTGAAGAAAAGCAAGGTGGAATTGTGCTTCCATCAAGTGCTGAAAAAAAGCCTACTAAAGGTGAAGTTATAGCAACCGGTCAAGGTTCACGCAGTTCGAGTGGTGACCGTATGGCTTTAACTGTAAAAACCGGAGATAAGGTGTTCTATCGCCAATGGGCTGGTACAGAAATAGAACACGATAATGAAAAGCTTATCGTAATGAAAGAGTCCGATATACTTGCTATTGTTAAATAG
- a CDS encoding YgfZ/GcvT domain-containing protein, whose translation MSYIPLPNRGVIALHGPDTRAFLQDIITNDINKLDSQNAIYSLLLNPQGKYLYDFFLIEHGKYIFLECENIYLQQIIEKLDLLKTYLRVKIKDVSMIYKVGVLFNTELPPVIPVSNTGIQPASHTGITPGLLDSSVTRWNDIAFQDPRHKSLGMRIIHKDEIKEPVGDFAQYERVRIQNLVPDGAKDMVQNSSFPLQFLIDKANGISFNKGCYIGQEVVNRVSRQEIFRRKLYLVEGNSILPDIGTKITNENNEEIGELRSSADNIGLALLNTQKSQGNLYADGIYVLRCLSL comes from the coding sequence ATGAGTTATATACCATTGCCGAACCGTGGCGTAATAGCTTTACACGGGCCAGATACAAGAGCTTTTTTGCAGGATATTATAACAAATGACATCAATAAATTAGATAGCCAGAATGCCATTTACTCTTTATTGCTTAACCCTCAAGGAAAATACCTGTACGATTTTTTCCTTATTGAACATGGCAAATATATCTTCTTGGAGTGTGAAAATATATACCTGCAGCAGATAATTGAAAAATTAGATTTGCTTAAAACCTACTTGAGAGTGAAGATTAAAGATGTTAGCATGATATATAAGGTTGGAGTTTTGTTTAATACTGAGCTTCCCCCTGTCATCCCAGTGTCAAACACTGGGATCCAGCCAGCATCACACACTGGAATAACACCAGGTCTACTGGATTCCAGCGTCACGCGCTGGAATGACATCGCTTTTCAGGATCCAAGGCATAAATCGTTAGGAATGAGGATAATACATAAGGATGAAATAAAGGAGCCAGTTGGAGATTTTGCTCAATATGAGAGGGTTAGAATTCAAAATCTAGTTCCAGATGGAGCAAAAGATATGGTGCAGAATTCGTCGTTTCCGCTGCAATTTTTAATCGATAAGGCAAATGGTATAAGCTTTAACAAAGGATGCTATATAGGCCAGGAAGTTGTCAATCGAGTGAGCAGACAAGAAATATTTAGAAGAAAACTTTATCTTGTTGAAGGAAATAGCATACTGCCAGATATTGGCACTAAAATAACGAATGAAAATAATGAGGAAATAGGGGAATTGCGCTCTAGTGCGGACAACATTGGACTTGCATTGCTTAATACTCAAAAAAGCCAGGGAAATTTATATGCTGATGGGATCTACGTGTTAAGATGTTTAAGCTTGTAG
- a CDS encoding ankyrin repeat domain-containing protein: MKYEQWEEILWAINDETDLSKDNVIEKIKQKLELGNKDEYEKWREADLDVNHRFEEEDMGRFTLLHLATRHEAASVVNALLGVEEIDVNAVVGRLEWTPLHEAAASICKETIDALLKSKKINVNAVDKDGRTHLHWAAYYNCKKIARSFIANGADPSSKDNEGQTPRDLAGYDDVKEFLKEAEEKQLREQNEGTSNLPQNNTDKDNNKDTTRLLGKTEPTSATKKGVFASGATAVLGTATAVALFATGVVAVELIPIVIAVAATATAALAVGGITYMLSKPSTEMDEVQEEQCLINQRI; encoded by the coding sequence ATGAAATATGAACAGTGGGAAGAAATATTGTGGGCAATCAATGATGAAACAGATTTAAGTAAAGATAACGTAATTGAAAAGATAAAGCAGAAATTAGAGTTAGGAAATAAAGATGAGTATGAAAAGTGGAGAGAAGCTGATCTTGATGTGAATCATCGATTTGAAGAGGAGGATATGGGCAGGTTCACATTACTACATCTGGCTACTAGACATGAGGCAGCAAGTGTTGTGAATGCTTTATTGGGAGTAGAAGAAATCGATGTTAATGCGGTAGTGGGTAGACTTGAATGGACCCCTTTGCATGAAGCTGCTGCCTCTATCTGTAAGGAGACAATAGATGCGTTATTAAAGTCAAAAAAAATAAATGTCAATGCAGTAGATAAAGATGGACGTACCCATTTACATTGGGCTGCTTACTATAATTGTAAAAAGATAGCAAGATCTTTCATAGCAAATGGGGCAGATCCTTCATCAAAAGATAATGAAGGTCAAACTCCAAGAGACTTAGCTGGATATGATGATGTGAAGGAGTTTCTGAAAGAAGCAGAAGAAAAACAGCTTAGAGAGCAAAATGAAGGAACAAGCAACTTACCACAAAATAACACTGACAAGGATAATAATAAAGATACAACACGTCTTTTAGGAAAAACGGAACCTACATCAGCAACTAAGAAAGGAGTTTTTGCCAGTGGTGCAACCGCAGTGTTAGGCACTGCAACAGCGGTAGCACTTTTTGCAACTGGGGTAGTTGCAGTTGAGTTGATTCCTATAGTAATAGCAGTAGCTGCAACCGCAACAGCAGCACTGGCAGTTGGTGGCATTACATATATGTTGTCAAAGCCTAGTACTGAAATGGATGAGGTACAAGAAGAACAATGCTTGATCAATCAGAGAATATAG
- a CDS encoding ankyrin repeat domain-containing protein produces MAIEKEKFFEIIKNVSEVESLSKDNLLTKIKNELKEKDIVEYNKFDKEFSKEYQFGIKISEETVEDWTLLHLVVACNNLLMLELLLKKQVSVSTRVKDGSKDDGPTALHMAAFYGHENMVKRLLNDNRVNPSLKSKNKTPREMIDGVPNRDAIVEMLEIAEKNYSPKKAKDLNIKTEGGGRYHLSQGSHGTATSSTVNGNPAPANDMDPYLKQHGSIRSDKSISSDDSGLELEQSETASSTSFNFEMNLDEVNHVEELENKLRELHGKIAAIADFSSKREGELNDQLNRLAQEKKDLESKVERLSREANQLKRQQINAQQQLDDTLKKLSDKDSRIQELEGSDEELKRVEKKLEKAQKELEELKSRADVGATNESWTPLHNTIKISDVYVTKNILKTGKIDLNATDKDGWTVLHHAIHNGHLDKVKYLVEEGADFEIKDKGGKSPLDLAVDNQNNEIVEFLQEKIRSRAGLNEGELEKTGKRQFSSKIAYASLATMLAVGTILSIASGLSVLLIIAASVTSALIAGGITYTMSKPTTELKEVDIQGTGQQQCKT; encoded by the coding sequence ATGGCAATAGAAAAGGAAAAGTTTTTTGAAATAATAAAAAATGTCAGTGAGGTTGAAAGTCTAAGTAAGGATAATCTACTTACAAAGATAAAAAATGAGTTAAAAGAGAAAGATATAGTAGAATACAACAAGTTTGATAAAGAATTTAGTAAAGAGTATCAATTTGGTATAAAAATTTCAGAAGAAACTGTAGAAGATTGGACATTGTTGCATCTTGTTGTGGCATGTAACAATTTATTGATGTTAGAACTTCTACTAAAAAAGCAAGTAAGTGTTAGCACTCGAGTAAAGGATGGATCTAAAGATGATGGACCAACTGCTTTGCACATGGCTGCTTTTTATGGCCACGAAAACATGGTAAAGCGATTACTAAATGATAATCGAGTGAATCCTTCATTAAAAAGCAAAAATAAGACTCCAAGAGAGATGATTGATGGTGTACCAAACAGGGATGCCATAGTAGAAATGTTGGAGATAGCAGAAAAAAATTATTCGCCGAAGAAAGCAAAAGATCTTAACATAAAGACTGAAGGAGGAGGTCGCTATCATCTATCTCAGGGTAGTCATGGAACTGCGACAAGCTCAACTGTAAACGGAAATCCTGCACCAGCAAATGATATGGATCCTTACTTGAAACAACATGGCTCTATACGTAGTGATAAAAGTATTAGTAGTGATGACAGTGGTCTAGAATTAGAACAATCTGAGACCGCATCTAGCACCTCTTTCAATTTTGAAATGAACCTTGATGAGGTAAATCATGTTGAGGAGTTGGAAAATAAGTTAAGGGAGTTACATGGAAAAATTGCTGCAATTGCAGACTTTTCAAGTAAGCGCGAAGGGGAATTAAATGATCAATTGAATAGATTAGCTCAAGAGAAGAAAGATTTAGAAAGTAAAGTTGAAAGGTTAAGTAGGGAAGCGAATCAGTTAAAGAGACAACAGATTAATGCACAACAACAATTAGATGATACTCTGAAAAAGTTAAGTGACAAAGACAGTCGAATCCAAGAATTAGAAGGTTCAGATGAGGAATTAAAACGGGTTGAGAAAAAACTGGAAAAAGCGCAAAAGGAACTAGAAGAATTAAAAAGTAGAGCAGATGTTGGCGCAACAAACGAAAGTTGGACTCCTTTACATAATACTATTAAAATCAGCGATGTATATGTAACAAAAAATATATTAAAAACAGGCAAAATAGATCTGAATGCAACAGATAAAGATGGATGGACTGTTTTACATCATGCTATACACAACGGTCATTTGGATAAAGTAAAATATTTGGTAGAAGAGGGAGCAGACTTTGAAATAAAGGACAAAGGTGGAAAGAGTCCTTTAGATCTTGCTGTTGACAACCAAAACAACGAAATAGTAGAATTTTTGCAAGAAAAAATCAGAAGTAGAGCAGGTTTAAATGAAGGTGAATTAGAAAAAACAGGAAAAAGACAATTCTCTTCAAAAATTGCCTATGCTAGCCTTGCAACTATGTTAGCAGTAGGCACTATTCTTAGTATTGCTTCTGGCCTATCTGTTTTATTAATAATTGCAGCTTCTGTGACATCTGCATTGATAGCTGGCGGCATTACATACACGATGTCAAAACCCACTACTGAATTGAAAGAAGTGGATATTCAAGGTACAGGACAACAACAATGTAAAACTTGA
- a CDS encoding pyruvate dehydrogenase complex E1 component subunit beta has protein sequence MATLSVREALCMAIREEMQNDPDVFIMGEEVAEYDGAYKVTKGLLKEFGEGRVVDTPITEHGFTGLAVGAAFTGLRPIVEFMTFNFSMQAIDQIVNSAAKTNYMSGGQLGCPIVFRGPNGAAARVAAQHSQCFASWYSHVPGLKVIAPYFASDCRGLLKAAIRDPDPVIFLENEIAYGHEHEVPDSELSNKDYLLKIGKAAVIREGKDVTITAFSLKLMDVLNAADLLSSEGIEAEVIDLRTLRPLDTETIINSIKKTNRLVSIEEGWPFAGIGAELSAVVMEQGFDYLDAPVVRVTGKDIPLPYAANLEKEALPQVEDIVEAVRQVCFRKNRSLV, from the coding sequence ATGGCAACCTTGAGTGTAAGAGAAGCTTTATGCATGGCAATTAGAGAAGAAATGCAAAATGACCCTGATGTGTTTATCATGGGTGAAGAAGTTGCAGAGTATGATGGTGCTTATAAAGTAACGAAAGGGTTGCTGAAGGAGTTTGGAGAGGGCAGGGTGGTTGATACACCTATTACCGAGCATGGATTTACTGGTCTCGCTGTTGGAGCGGCATTTACTGGGCTCAGGCCAATCGTCGAATTTATGACTTTTAATTTTTCTATGCAGGCTATTGACCAAATTGTGAATTCTGCAGCAAAAACAAATTATATGTCAGGTGGACAACTTGGGTGCCCCATAGTGTTTCGTGGACCAAATGGTGCTGCAGCAAGAGTTGCTGCACAACACTCTCAATGCTTTGCATCTTGGTATTCGCATGTACCTGGGTTAAAAGTAATAGCACCTTATTTTGCTTCCGATTGCAGAGGTCTGCTTAAAGCTGCAATCCGTGACCCAGATCCGGTGATATTTCTAGAAAACGAAATAGCTTACGGACATGAGCACGAAGTTCCTGACTCTGAACTGTCAAATAAAGATTATCTACTTAAAATAGGAAAAGCTGCTGTTATACGGGAAGGAAAGGATGTAACTATTACTGCTTTTTCGTTGAAATTAATGGATGTTTTAAATGCAGCAGATTTACTTTCAAGTGAAGGTATAGAGGCTGAAGTTATCGATCTTAGGACTTTAAGACCACTTGATACTGAAACTATCATTAACTCTATTAAGAAGACTAATAGATTAGTTAGCATAGAAGAGGGTTGGCCATTTGCAGGAATAGGAGCAGAGCTTTCAGCCGTCGTGATGGAACAAGGATTTGACTACCTTGATGCTCCTGTTGTGCGCGTAACTGGCAAGGATATTCCTCTACCCTATGCTGCAAATCTAGAAAAAGAAGCATTACCACAAGTAGAAGATATAGTTGAAGCTGTGCGTCAGGTCTGCTTTAGAAAAAATAGATCTCTTGTATAA